The Cotesia glomerata isolate CgM1 unplaced genomic scaffold, MPM_Cglom_v2.3 scaffold_110, whole genome shotgun sequence genome window below encodes:
- the LOC123273632 gene encoding inositol-pentakisphosphate 2-kinase, with protein sequence MEVRELDGIDGYCYRGEGNANLVISLPAARSVLRFRKIKSTEELLPDGGRSRVEYEYKFYKEIITKYLGNFVKEPKIFKCHPRDIPHWNKNVESHRSGYRRHKSLFEEYGIILPDYTLLPLELEGNKRGEKPTFCIEIKPKQGFVPEADQHVQKCPYCVNQFYKLAKRIISRRSGYCPCDLFSGDRSRVKRAIDGLVESPQNNLIVFKNGQRVWAEGYERMELERLLAEWFSNGSSHDIQRLYEDLNYLLSEALLREFPVGNGDDDDGPTSLLDPIKEVQAIPVLVEHQHQLDREMINKAKINFNLLKEACDFPSGNLPRGSVLNRIYRMQQLHCISSDIIYAIYSKYSSIVDEQMVYFSSTETTKPSSTSTTNTSDRICNDETLNSTQIALLHNYLLFSIARDCSILLSFREIDLESTKNISSENIIRFSQQQRYFSFSIGITDVDPKNLNRIEKHRERTIRALNSVTVD encoded by the exons CCGATGGTGGAAGATCACGAGTTGAATATGAGTACAAATTTTACAAGGAAATAATTACTAAGTACCTGGGTAATTTTGTAAAggagccaaaaatttttaaatgccaTCCAAGAGACATACCACATTGGAATAAAAACGTCGAATCTCATCGTTCAG GTTATCGTCGTCACAAAAGTTTATTCGAGGAATATGGGATTATACTTCCAGATTACACGTTATTGCCGTTAGAACTTGAGGGAAACAAACGAGGCGAGAAGCCAACATTCTGCATTGAGATAAAACCTAAACAAGGCTTCGTTCCTGAAGCAGACCAGCATGTACAAAAATGTCCCTACTGcgttaatcaattttataag CTTGCTAAGAGGATAATATCAAGACGCAGTGGTTACTGTCCATGTGACCTCTTTTCTGGTGATAGAAGTAGAGTGAAACGTGCAATTGATGGACTAGTAGAATCACCGCAGAATAATTTAATCGTCTTTAAAAATGGCCAACGTGTCTGGGCTGAGGGATATGAGCGTATGGAATTGGAGCGGTTGCTAGCCGAATGGTTTTCAAATGGCTCGTCTCACGATATACAACGGCTCTATGAGGATTTGAATTACCTCCTTTCTGAAGCGCTACTTCGTGAGTTTCCCGTAGGCAacggtgatgatgatgatggtccTACTTCCTTGTTGGATCCAATTAAAGAAGTTCAAGCTATACCGGTTCTGGTGGAACACCAGCATCAACTCGATCGTGAGATGATaaataaagcaaaaataaattttaatttgctcAAAGAG GCATGTGATTTTCCAAGTGGAAATTTACCTCGGGGCTCGGTACTAAATCGTATTTATCGTATGCAACAATTGCATTGTATCAGCAGCGATATCATTTATGCAATCTATTCAAAGTATTCATCGATTGTGGACGAACAAAtggtttatttttcaagtaccGAGACAACAAAACCATCCTCCACTTCCACAACTAACACCAGCGATCGTATTTGTAATGACGAGACATTAAATTCAACTCAAATTGCACTTttgcataattatttattatttagcatCGCTCGAGACTGTTCTATACTTCTGTCCTTCCGAGAAATTGATtt AGAGAGCACCAAAAATATTTCCAGTGAGAATATCATTAGGTTTTCACAGCAACAACGCTACTTCTCATTCAGCATCGGTATCACGGATGTGGATCCGAAGAATCTTAATCGCATTGAAAAACATCGCGAACGTACAATCCGTGCCTTGAACTCCGTAACAGTCGACTGA